AAGTCAAATTTTCAATAGACTTGTTTTACTTTATTTGGCATAAAATTTCAACTCAAAAAGTCAACATCAACATAAAAAGTTAGTTACAATAAAAGTCAACAGGCTAAATGTTAGCGTGTTTTGGCGTGCAAACTGAAAAGGCTTTTTTGGTGGTGAGCCAAGGCAACGCGGAAGGTCAAGGTCGTGCGCTCGGGCCGCCGCGCGCTCactcgtccaagacggccgtcctgcGGGCCTCCCCCGAGCGGCGATTTCAAAAAAAAGCACGGGTTACTAAAGAGAAGGCAGTAGGGAAGGGGTTAAACAAAGTCTCTGGATCGCTTGATGGCGCAGCACAGCATCATGCTGAAGATCATGCCAAAGATCTGCAAAAAACAAAGATGTTTTAGGTCGGGCGGTCCGATCTGGCGAGCCGGCACGCACCATGATGACGCCGATGCCAATGCCCACGCCTCCGATCACGTGAAGCTTGTTGTTAAATATCTCGCCGATGGCGGCGGGGCAGCTCTGATGCACAGAAAAGCACATCAGACCAGCGGAAACGCCGGATCGACGCGTGGAAGACGGCCACCCGCGATTACCGTGGTGACGAGGACCTCCAGCCCCTCCTGCTTGGGGCAAATGTCCCTGGCGGCGTCGATCACCGTGCCCGTGGGACCGCAGCAGTTGAGCTGAGGGCGGGCGGGAAACGGCCAAATTAAAGCGGTAAAAGTACGACGGCCTTCACGTAGAACCGTTCTTACGCCAAAGTGGATGAGGCGAAGGGTCTCCTTAAGCGCCTCCTGCCTGGTGTCCTTGTAATTGGTATAAGTTTGCTTGTAGAACTCCGTGACGTCGTCGACCACGCGCTCCTTGTTGGACAGACCCCAGATGCCCGCCGCCACTTCCACAGCGAAGATGAGCAGCAGGAACAGAAAGAACTGCAATCAAAAATGTTTAGTTCAATTTTATTGTCAACAGAGAAGGGAAAATACCCGATCGATTCAAAACGGACCAATCCCAGCATGCACGGCGACTCCTTGATGGCTCCGCAGCATCCCAGGAAGCCCACGACCATCATCAGGGCTCCGGCCGCGATCAGGATGTACACGCCTACAGGAACAAAcgccagatttttttccccccaatcacatcaaggaatctgaccttccagCCAGACAGCTGGAATCATGCCAGCCGCAGCTCCGACAGGCCGGGCCGGCGCGACCCCGGTCTGGCTGGAATCATGCCAGCCGCACCTCCGACAGGCCGGGCCGGCGCGACCCCgtcaatccggccagaaggccaaactccgcgtgttcaccttaatcttaaccctttgtaccgaatccattttgaaaggtttaaaaggCGGCTCActgaacacaagttgacaatttattcaggtcgacagatcaaaacggcaaggcgaaacagaggcaagctcgttccaaggtcaccgtatcagaagtcaacaaacggttcccgagaaaaatgacaacgattagttaaaaacatttagtcttttgaaggctctcgcaagGCTGGCCGtgtgcaggaagaagggtgtgttcggGATTATTGTCCGTTtgcggattggacaggaggattcgggagttaccgttgtccgggcaacgagggttgtggattttgccacctcagcatcaaaggggctcttggagtcttgttagtcatgttatcagttggatataggGGCTTCTCTTGTGTTAGGACAGACCgtgccgccatttgttctggactgtccgggagaaccgaTTGAGagacttggtggtgcagacgtgggcttgtcagcgtcagtcGTGCTCACTTAGTTGTATGACGCACGCGCTGGGCTGTGATAAGAAGGTGTTGTTTATctcattctgcttgttttccttcaaCTATgggataagtgctatttattttatattgggtgtgttagagtaatacaaagtgTCAAACAGAAATACGAGAAACAATACCATTCCCTATTTATatgaagtgtgttagagtaatgcaaa
This sequence is a window from Corythoichthys intestinalis isolate RoL2023-P3 chromosome 13, ASM3026506v1, whole genome shotgun sequence. Protein-coding genes within it:
- the LOC130928295 gene encoding CD9 antigen-like isoform X1, whose amino-acid sequence is MKVTRVPLPERAEESRAEPRHALNNNISVLPQTVTHSLWQYSRKMTALSSWELCVKYALFVFNFIFWLAGTGVLAVGLWLRFDSRTSGLFEGEDSPSVFFTGVYILIAAGALMMVVGFLGCCGAIKESPCMLGLFFLFLLLIFAVEVAAGIWGLSNKERVVDDVTEFYKQTYTNYKDTRQEALKETLRLIHFGLNCCGPTGTVIDAARDICPKQEGLEVLVTTSCPAAIGEIFNNKLHVIGGVGIGIGVIMIFGMIFSMMLCCAIKRSRDFV
- the LOC130928295 gene encoding CD9 antigen-like isoform X2, whose translation is MGALQCVKYLLFIFNFLFWLAGTGVLAVGLWLRFDSRTSGLFEGEDSPSVFFTGVYILIAAGALMMVVGFLGCCGAIKESPCMLGLFFLFLLLIFAVEVAAGIWGLSNKERVVDDVTEFYKQTYTNYKDTRQEALKETLRLIHFGLNCCGPTGTVIDAARDICPKQEGLEVLVTTSCPAAIGEIFNNKLHVIGGVGIGIGVIMIFGMIFSMMLCCAIKRSRDFV